From the genome of Halictus rubicundus isolate RS-2024b chromosome 2, iyHalRubi1_principal, whole genome shotgun sequence, one region includes:
- the Stau gene encoding double-stranded RNA-binding protein Staufen isoform X1: MIRHQHHTMQNQLRDHNRMGGPMRPMQQATMAPLHQPQHPLPHRNPHQQILSMPPHQQHIHHIQHPGPPHGNPRQPMLMGMNAHNTSGTMVSVSLKDQANTVSVTLQNPNVQPPQYPQQQNAQQNPPSQQHVQLQQSIDQSKPATNETNNGESRDQSPPTQNHVNVIDPALANMKEKTPMCLLNELARFNKIQHQYRLTNEQGPAHKKRFTVTLKLGQEEYIADGPSIKKAQHSAATEALTKTWYQRPPPKPTKAMRVAHPEKWFSGSGNLPPTVELNALAMKRGEPTVYTIRQAPPAGLQQYVTHGLGNFPRIFNPRFPTYNRGFHAEPQLYFVSLKVGEREFIGRGVTGQAARHDAASKALEQLRQLPLPEVANTCNTGENGTLGDAKDPIAELKSPVSLVHERALKRSLPVSFEVVSEIGKPHIRTFKTQCTIGDKVTFGEGPSKKVSKRHAAEFMLEELNRLPPLPETIQNRPMRLKRKSATTKKKSRNLIKVYQEPRSESEAAEKVNPISRLVQIQQAKREKEPVYNLIEEKGGPRRREFVMEVTMGQHSAQGMGPNKKLAKRAAAEALLAQLGYSKPQPTKPSIKTGESETTESKPRKVTFLEDEQINETPSHPVGGTIGRQLVPGLLLVDGGQESKLGSGPSVQIVAEELRGQQQQNPATVSPKDQLKYLSQLFNFSVEFNDFPKGAVNKEYLSLVTLNTDPPQVCHGNGPTRNASRNQAALKALRTLSKLGLDNASNSQTKKDKGASGDGIHISIQVKNNIMDGTIDK, translated from the exons ATGATACGTCACCAACATCATACAATGCAAAACCAACTCAGAGATCATAATAG aaTGGGAGGTCCGATGCGTCCTATGCAACAGGCTACAATGGCCCCTTTACACCAGCCTCAGCATCCGTTACCGCATCGGAATCCACATCAACAAATACTGTCCATGCCCCCCCATCAACAACATATTCATCACATACAACATCCTGGACCGCCGCACGGAAATCCAAGACAACCAATGTTGATGGGCATGAATGCACACAATACAAGCG GCACCATGGTTAGCGTCAGTTTAAAAGACCAAGCGAACACTGTCTCTGTGACTCTGCAAAATCCAAACGTGCAACCACCTCAATATCCGCAACAACAAAACGCTCAACAAAATCCTCCTTCGCAGCAACACGTCCAACTACAGCAATCTATAGATCAATCTAAACCAGCTACAAATGAAACCAACAATGGAGAGTCCAGAGATCAGAGTCCACCTACCCAAAATCATGTAAACGTGATTGATCCAGCTTTGGCAAACATGAAAGAAAAAACACCGATGTGCTTATTGAATGAGTTAGCACGTTTTAATAAGATTCAGCACCAATATAGGTTGACTAACGAACAAGGACCAGCGCACAAGAAACGATTTACGGTAACCCTGAAACTCGGACAAGAGGAATACATTGCCGACGGTCCTAGTATAAAGAAAGCTCAGCACAGTGCTGCGACCGAAGCGTTAACCAAGACCTGGTATCAACGGCCTCCACCGAAACCGACAAAGGCGATGAGAGTAGCACATCCAGAAAAATGGTTCAGTGGTTCTG GGAATTTACCTCCAACCGTCGAGTTAAATGCTTTGGCTATGAAGAGAGGAGAACCGACTGTTTATACCATTAGACAGGCTCCCCCAGCAGGGTTACAGCAATATGTTACGCATGGTCTAGGAAATTTTCCCCGAATATTTAATCCTCGTTTTCCTACATATAATCGTGGCTTCCACGCGGAACCTCAACTGTATTTTGTATCTTTAAAG GTAGGAGAACGCGAATTCATCGGTAGGGGTGTGACAGGCCAAGCAGCACGACACGATGCAGCAAGCAAAGCTTTGGAACAATTACGCCAATTACCATTACCTGAAGTAGCAAATACTTGTAACACGGGCGAGAACGGTACATTAGGCGATGCCAAAGATCCAATCGCCGAATTAAAAAGTCCAGTATCGTTGGTTCACGAGAGGGCATTGAAACGCAGTTTACCCGTTAGTTTCGAAGTTGTGTCTGAAATCGGTAAGCCTCACATTCGGACATTTAAAACGCAATGTACCATCGGCGATAAAGTCACGTTCGGAGAAGGACCTTCGAAGAAA GTGTCGAAAAGACATGCGGCAGAGTTCATGTTGGAAGAGTTGAATCGTTTGCCACCGCTGCCCGAAACTATACAGAATCGTCCGATGCGACTCAAACGCAAATCCGCAACGACGAAGAAAAAATCACGAAATTTGATAAAAGTGTATCAAGAGCCGCGTTCCGAGtccgaagctgcggaaaaagTAAATCCAATTTCCCGATTGGTTCAAATACAGCAAGCTAAACGAGAAAAAGAACCTGTCTATAATTTAATCGAAGAGAAAGGTGGACCAAGACGAAGAGAATTCGTCATGGAAGTTACTATGGGTCAGCATTCTGCTCAGGGAATGGGTCCTAATAAGAAGCTAGCCAAGAGAGCCGCAGCGGAAGCTCTTTTGGCTCAATTAGGTTACAGTAAACCGCAGCCCACAAAGCCATCGATAAAAACAGGGGAGAGTGAGACCACCGAATCGAAGCCTAGGAAAGTTACTTTCTTGGAAGACGAACAAATCAATGAAACCCCATCTCATCCAGTTGGAG GAACTATCGGACGTCAGCTAGTACCTGGGCTTTTGTTGGTGGATGGAGGTCAAGAATCGAAATTAGGTAGTGGACCTAGTGTACAAATTGTTGCCGAGGAACTGCGaggacaacaacaacaaaatccAGCCACAGTTTCTCCTAAAGACCAACTGAAATATCTCTCTCAATTATTCAACTTCAGCGTGGAATTCAATGATTTTCCTAAG GGTGCGGTAAATAAAGAATATCTGTCGCTGGTGACGCTGAATACAGACCCGCCGCAAGTTTGCCATGGCAATGGGCCGACAAGGAACGCGAGCCGTAATCAAGCAGCATTAAAAGCTTTACGCACTTTAAGCAAACTGGGTCTTGACAATGCATCGAATTCGCAAACAAAAAAGGATAAAGGTGCGTCCGGGGACGGAATACATATTAGCATTCAAGTTAAAAACAATATAATGGATGGAACTATCGATAAGTAA
- the Stau gene encoding double-stranded RNA-binding protein Staufen isoform X2 has product MIRHQHHTMQNQLRDHNRMGGPMRPMQQATMAPLHQPQHPLPHRNPHQQILSMPPHQQHIHHIQHPGPPHGNPRQPMLMGMNAHNTSGTMVSVSLKDQANTVSVTLQNPNVQPPQYPQQQNAQQNPPSQQHVQLQQSIDQSKPATNETNNGESRDQSPPTQNHVNVIDPALANMKEKTPMCLLNELARFNKIQHQYRLTNEQGPAHKKRFTVTLKLGQEEYIADGPSIKKAQHSAATEALTKTWYQRPPPKPTKAMRVAHPEKWFSGSGNLPPTVELNALAMKRGEPTVYTIRQAPPAGLQQYVTHGLGNFPRIFNPRFPTYNRGFHAEPQLYFVSLKVGEREFIGRGVTGQAARHDAASKALEQLRQLPLPEVANTCNTGENGTLGDAKDPIAELKSPVSLVHERALKRSLPVSFEVVSEIGKPHIRTFKTQCTIGDKVTFGEGPSKKVSKRHAAEFMLEELNRLPPLPETIQNRPMRLKRKSATTKKKSRNLIKVYQEPRSESEAAEKVNPISRLVQIQQAKREKEPVYNLIEEKGGPRRREFVMEVTMGQHSAQGMGPNKKLAKRAAAEALLAQLGYSKPQPTKPSIKTGESETTESKPRKVTFLEDEQINETPSHPVGGTIGRQLVPGLLLVDGGQESKLGSGPSVQIVAEELRGQQQQNPATVSPKDQLKYLSQLFNFSVEFNDFPKGAVNKEYLSLVTLNTDPPQVCHGNGPTRNASRNQAALKALRTLSKLGLDNASNSQTKKDKVVE; this is encoded by the exons ATGATACGTCACCAACATCATACAATGCAAAACCAACTCAGAGATCATAATAG aaTGGGAGGTCCGATGCGTCCTATGCAACAGGCTACAATGGCCCCTTTACACCAGCCTCAGCATCCGTTACCGCATCGGAATCCACATCAACAAATACTGTCCATGCCCCCCCATCAACAACATATTCATCACATACAACATCCTGGACCGCCGCACGGAAATCCAAGACAACCAATGTTGATGGGCATGAATGCACACAATACAAGCG GCACCATGGTTAGCGTCAGTTTAAAAGACCAAGCGAACACTGTCTCTGTGACTCTGCAAAATCCAAACGTGCAACCACCTCAATATCCGCAACAACAAAACGCTCAACAAAATCCTCCTTCGCAGCAACACGTCCAACTACAGCAATCTATAGATCAATCTAAACCAGCTACAAATGAAACCAACAATGGAGAGTCCAGAGATCAGAGTCCACCTACCCAAAATCATGTAAACGTGATTGATCCAGCTTTGGCAAACATGAAAGAAAAAACACCGATGTGCTTATTGAATGAGTTAGCACGTTTTAATAAGATTCAGCACCAATATAGGTTGACTAACGAACAAGGACCAGCGCACAAGAAACGATTTACGGTAACCCTGAAACTCGGACAAGAGGAATACATTGCCGACGGTCCTAGTATAAAGAAAGCTCAGCACAGTGCTGCGACCGAAGCGTTAACCAAGACCTGGTATCAACGGCCTCCACCGAAACCGACAAAGGCGATGAGAGTAGCACATCCAGAAAAATGGTTCAGTGGTTCTG GGAATTTACCTCCAACCGTCGAGTTAAATGCTTTGGCTATGAAGAGAGGAGAACCGACTGTTTATACCATTAGACAGGCTCCCCCAGCAGGGTTACAGCAATATGTTACGCATGGTCTAGGAAATTTTCCCCGAATATTTAATCCTCGTTTTCCTACATATAATCGTGGCTTCCACGCGGAACCTCAACTGTATTTTGTATCTTTAAAG GTAGGAGAACGCGAATTCATCGGTAGGGGTGTGACAGGCCAAGCAGCACGACACGATGCAGCAAGCAAAGCTTTGGAACAATTACGCCAATTACCATTACCTGAAGTAGCAAATACTTGTAACACGGGCGAGAACGGTACATTAGGCGATGCCAAAGATCCAATCGCCGAATTAAAAAGTCCAGTATCGTTGGTTCACGAGAGGGCATTGAAACGCAGTTTACCCGTTAGTTTCGAAGTTGTGTCTGAAATCGGTAAGCCTCACATTCGGACATTTAAAACGCAATGTACCATCGGCGATAAAGTCACGTTCGGAGAAGGACCTTCGAAGAAA GTGTCGAAAAGACATGCGGCAGAGTTCATGTTGGAAGAGTTGAATCGTTTGCCACCGCTGCCCGAAACTATACAGAATCGTCCGATGCGACTCAAACGCAAATCCGCAACGACGAAGAAAAAATCACGAAATTTGATAAAAGTGTATCAAGAGCCGCGTTCCGAGtccgaagctgcggaaaaagTAAATCCAATTTCCCGATTGGTTCAAATACAGCAAGCTAAACGAGAAAAAGAACCTGTCTATAATTTAATCGAAGAGAAAGGTGGACCAAGACGAAGAGAATTCGTCATGGAAGTTACTATGGGTCAGCATTCTGCTCAGGGAATGGGTCCTAATAAGAAGCTAGCCAAGAGAGCCGCAGCGGAAGCTCTTTTGGCTCAATTAGGTTACAGTAAACCGCAGCCCACAAAGCCATCGATAAAAACAGGGGAGAGTGAGACCACCGAATCGAAGCCTAGGAAAGTTACTTTCTTGGAAGACGAACAAATCAATGAAACCCCATCTCATCCAGTTGGAG GAACTATCGGACGTCAGCTAGTACCTGGGCTTTTGTTGGTGGATGGAGGTCAAGAATCGAAATTAGGTAGTGGACCTAGTGTACAAATTGTTGCCGAGGAACTGCGaggacaacaacaacaaaatccAGCCACAGTTTCTCCTAAAGACCAACTGAAATATCTCTCTCAATTATTCAACTTCAGCGTGGAATTCAATGATTTTCCTAAG GGTGCGGTAAATAAAGAATATCTGTCGCTGGTGACGCTGAATACAGACCCGCCGCAAGTTTGCCATGGCAATGGGCCGACAAGGAACGCGAGCCGTAATCAAGCAGCATTAAAAGCTTTACGCACTTTAAGCAAACTGGGTCTTGACAATGCATCGAATTCGCAAACAAAAAAGGATAAAG TTGTTGAATGA